The DNA window AGATAAAGTCTGAGATGGCCTTTAGTCGCGATGGTTCTTATTCAATAGCAAGCGCGCTTAACGAGGCTATTGCCGCCGGAGATTGGACTTTTTATACAACATATGCTGATAATATAAACGCAGTAAAAACATCTGATGTAAAAGTAGTGGCTCAAAAATATCTCTTAGAGGATCAGAGCACAACTGGATATTTTATTCCAAAATCCGGATCTGATGGAGAGAATAACCCCGGTGCGTCGGGTGTTCACCAGCCATTAAATTGGCGACCCGAAAGCAAGAAAATCCCCGGTGTGAACCAATTGTCTAGCTCGACAAGTGAAGGCGCAGTAAGCACCACGTCGCTTTCAAGCCAGATTGTTACATCTTATCCCGTAAAAGGAATCACGCTTTATACGATGCCAACCACGGTAAAAGATGTTGTTACCATTCGTGGAAGCATTTTGGGAGGCGACGAATTTAGCCCAAACACAAATCCTGTGATAGCAGACCTAACCGCAGCGATGTTAGACGAGGGAACCAAGTCGCACAACAAACTCGAAATAAGTGAAATGCTGGAATCTGTCGGAGCTTCGGTGGGTTTTTCGAGCGGGATGTACCGGGTCAACTTTTCTGCCCAATGTCTTAAAAAAGACATCCAAATGGTTATAAATCTTGTTGCGGAACAGCTCAAAGAACCCGCATTTAATAAAGAAGATTTGACAAACGTAAAGCTCCGATATGTTGGAAGCTTAAAGCGTGAAAAAGAAAACACCCGTCGCCAAGCCATGGGTCAATTTAGACGAACGCTATATCCAAAAGGACATCCGAATTATAGTTTGGATACAGACGCTCAAATAAAGTTTATCGAAAAAACAACCGCCAAAGACTTATCCAGTTTTCATAAAAACAGTTACGGGTTGGGTGATATGATAATCTCAGCCGTGGGAGACTTAGACACCAAAAAATTGAACGCTAGCATCCAAAAAGCTTTCAAAGGGTGGAAGAACTCAACACTTAAACAAGAGCCGTCCGGCCTAAATGCAAAAGCAAAAAAAGGAAGCACAGAGTTTTTAAAAATTAAGGATAAAACAAGCGCAGACGTGGTTGTTGGAATTCCAATTGGGATTGACAGAAATCACCCGGATTACTACCCGCTTGTGCTTGGGAATTATATTCTTGGAGGGAATTTTTCTGCTCGACTAATGCAAACAGTTAGAGACGAAGAGGGCTTAACCTATGGAATTGGTTCAAGAGTAAGTGGCGTTGCATTTGGGAATGATGGATTTTGGTATGTGTCTGGCACATTTGCCCCAAACCTATTAAACAAGGGGAGAGAATCCGCACTAAAACAAATAAAAGCATGGGTTTCTGGAGGGGTTACTGCTGAGGAACTTGAAAACAAAAAAACAACAATAACCGGATCTTATAAAGTTGGTTTTGCAACAACATCGGGGTTAGCGCGCCAAATTCTTGCCAATGCCGAGCGAGGAAGAGAATTGTCGTTTTTAGATGCATATCCGAAAATTATTAACGGACTGTTATTAAAGGATGTAAACAACGCAATTAAAACCTACATTAATGTTGACAAACTCATTACAGTTGGAGCGGGGACCATTGATATAGATGGAAATCCGCTTGAGGATTAATACCCAATTTCGTTTATATTATAACTGGGGGGCGCATACAGCGCCCTTTCTTTTTTAAGATGGATATAATTCTTATTGCGGCCGTAACTGCGAACGGAATGATTGCAAAATCTCATGATGAGATTATCACGTGGTCGCTGGATTTACACCTATTCCGAAAACAAACCACCGGGTTTCCTGTTATAATGGGATCAAACACTAAAAAGACCCTTGCAACGGATCTAGATGAAAGACAGCTGATTGTGTTTCATCGGCAGGACGATCCAAAAGAGATATTATCCAAACTAGATTCAAAAAAATGTTTTATTATAGGTGGCGGAAAAACATATTCAGTATTCGCTCCTTACTTAACTCATTTATATTTAACCCCACATCCACTCATTTTTGGAAAAGGAATCCCCCTGTTTTTCGAATTAGATGGAAACTTAGAATTAAATTTTCAAACCTTAGTAGAAATAGATCCAGCAAAAGGTGTTTACCAGTATCAATATAAAGTACGACGTGATATTCATCACACACGCTGAAACTAAAAGGGGTTATATTTTCAGCTAATTTTAGGAAATATAATTTATTTTTGTGCCCGCCTAGCTTTAACCAAAGCTGATTTTACTTTAGCCCGAAGCGTACGATCGTCAACGGCGTTTATGGAATCCATGTTTCCACCAAGCCCTTCGTCCACCAACCTTTGTATGAAATCATCCTCAGATTCTTCATTCCCCACAGCCGCCGTGTTAACAGGCGAAACTTCGGGTATATTTTTAGGCATTGGCGGAAGATTTCCCGATCGCTTCGCTCGAACCATGGCTGATTTAGCCTTTCCCCGAAGTGCTTTATCTTTGATAGAATTGATAGGGTCCATATTTCCCCCGATTGCCTCGTTAACAACATAAGCAATACAATCATCATCGTTAG is part of the Candidatus Neomarinimicrobiota bacterium genome and encodes:
- a CDS encoding insulinase family protein, which encodes MEQVRQKTRIILTFLAMIGITMAKTQVSGYDYIKSSGGIDEYLLKKNGLKVLLMEDHSAPVVTFMVTYHVGSRNEAVGHTGSTHLLEHLMFKGSRRFNKDNGKPIWTMLQNVGAQINATTWLDRTNYFELLPSEHLERAVQIEADRMRNAFLRDEDRQPEMTVVRNEFERGENDPWDVLDKNIWATAYQAHPYHHSTIGWKTDIENVSTDRLKDFYNTYYWPNNATVTIIGDFDKKEALGMVKKHFGKHKSSAHDIPEMYTEEPEQQGARRLLVKRSGQTGIVGIAHKSPKGIHKDTYALQIISKVLGDGKSSRLYRKIVDKGLATGLFMWDFPFKDNGLFITYVFMTPGADHSEIENIILNEYASLQSDGITENELKRAKAQIKSEMAFSRDGSYSIASALNEAIAAGDWTFYTTYADNINAVKTSDVKVVAQKYLLEDQSTTGYFIPKSGSDGENNPGASGVHQPLNWRPESKKIPGVNQLSSSTSEGAVSTTSLSSQIVTSYPVKGITLYTMPTTVKDVVTIRGSILGGDEFSPNTNPVIADLTAAMLDEGTKSHNKLEISEMLESVGASVGFSSGMYRVNFSAQCLKKDIQMVINLVAEQLKEPAFNKEDLTNVKLRYVGSLKREKENTRRQAMGQFRRTLYPKGHPNYSLDTDAQIKFIEKTTAKDLSSFHKNSYGLGDMIISAVGDLDTKKLNASIQKAFKGWKNSTLKQEPSGLNAKAKKGSTEFLKIKDKTSADVVVGIPIGIDRNHPDYYPLVLGNYILGGNFSARLMQTVRDEEGLTYGIGSRVSGVAFGNDGFWYVSGTFAPNLLNKGRESALKQIKAWVSGGVTAEELENKKTTITGSYKVGFATTSGLARQILANAERGRELSFLDAYPKIINGLLLKDVNNAIKTYINVDKLITVGAGTIDIDGNPLED
- a CDS encoding dihydrofolate reductase; this translates as MDIILIAAVTANGMIAKSHDEIITWSLDLHLFRKQTTGFPVIMGSNTKKTLATDLDERQLIVFHRQDDPKEILSKLDSKKCFIIGGGKTYSVFAPYLTHLYLTPHPLIFGKGIPLFFELDGNLELNFQTLVEIDPAKGVYQYQYKVRRDIHHTR